ACAATGTATGAGAAATAGGAGATATTTACCAAATGGCTTCTCCTAATGACTTAGCTCTGGACACAGACGCTGCCTGGATGGAGCCAGATTGCCCTTTCTGTGAGAAGCCAGAGATCCTGAACCCAGGTCCACAGGTCTCCAGGTAACTTATTGCCCAGCCACTCTCCCACAGCTTGTTAGCAGCTGGTGGGCTGAATGGCTAGTGGAACCTAGCCCTGCCAGAGAGACTCTGCCCACAGGAGTGGTGGCTGGAGAAGCGCCTGGCTCTACTGATTGGTCCAGCTGAGCTTTTTAAGCCAGAAAGCAGCACAAAAACAAGACATCTATGCAACCAGGTGAGTTCCTGGCTGCTACATCAGACCCTGCCTTCTCGCCTGACTCTTGAGCTCTGCTGATCTGATTTGTCCCCTATTCTTGCTTCTCTGGTTCCTGATCCCTGCCCCTgttctctgactccagctctgagccTTCGCCCAACTCTGACCCCagttctggctctgaccctcagccCTGGCATTTGGCCTCTGACTCTagttctgaccctcagctctgtATCCTAGCTCCTGACCTGACACACTAGGCCTGACCGAGACTATGTCCTGGTCCGTAACAGTCTCTCTGTCTGTTCTATGAAATGAAAGGCATGTGCACTTCACATTGCAAGCTTTAAGGGACACAGAGGCtggttttgttctgtatttgtacagcacctggcgcaaGGGggccctgggccatgactgggccCCACAATACAAATACTTAAACAACCATGTGAAAGGTGACTATTTAAAACTGTATTGCAAATACCTCAAGAGTGGCCAATGCTCTAGAGGAAGCACATCTTTAAATAGCGTTGTAATGGTTTTAAGGACGTGGACACTAGTGAATTTTGTCACATTACTGATCTACATGTGTATGTGCAATAATATATACCCACCCACCCTGCTATATATTTGAATAGTTACAATGAAAGCAAATGCTGCGGGAAAGTAACTTTCTCATGTTAGGAAACATACAGGACATTTTCCCCCTTAGCTGATCGGCTGCCTATTCTGTCTGGATCTCTTTATACCCCCAGGCCTGCTCTGCTTCTGTTGCTGGACCTCAGCAGAGCTCCACGACTTGacactaaaaatagaaaatgGTTTGTATGACTCCTTCCCACCCCAGGTAACAAATCCCAAAACTTGCATTTATATAACACCTTCCCATTGTCTTCTACAGACTTTGCAGAGTGGACAGACTACATATAGAATTTACTTCACAGCCTGCTACTATGGAatgaaggatggccttgtggtttaAGCATTTACCTACCATACCCAgaaatccaggttcaattcctgcctcaCCCACAAAATGTTCTGTGCTGAATATTTCTTAGTGAGGTTCACCTGGAAGTCTAAGAAAGTAGAACCAATGAAGTCAAAGGGGTTCTATTGATACTGTCCTCCTAAATTCAAAGCTGGAAAATAGCTCCCATGGCTTCTGCAAGATGGAGTCAGGACCTACTTAATCTACCAACAATCATTCGTTTTATTTAATCTAGCATAACAAGGTACAACGGCAGGAAGCTGAAGTCAGCAACGTTCAAACAGGATCTAAGATGCTAATTTGtgacagggagggtaattaaccataggAACAAATTCCCAAGGGAGGTGGTGAACTCTCCATGCAGAATTTTTAGATCCGAATCGGACGTCTTTCTCAGGGACATGCTCTGCTTCAACACACAAGTCTGGGtgccattctctggcctgtgttgttgtgcagaagatcagactagccCATGAcgatggtaccttctggcctgAATGCCTGTGAAGTGCTGTGCAGCCGCATGCAAGTTCAAAAGCACAAAGCAACACTCACCAACAGGTGGGGACAGGGGGTGAAGAGGAATCTGGAACTACTCCAGACCTGCCAAACTTTCCATTACCACCATCTTGCCCTGGGAAAGACAGATGGGAGCCTCTGACTTGGCCAGCAATGCCTGTCTATCGAATTGTGGTGGGTGTGGTCTATGCCAAAGGAGGTCAGGTACTGGTATTGCATTCTCTGTCACACGAAGATTAGGAGTCCAGCGCCAATGTATCTAAGGTAAATAGCTGGCCCCAGTCACCACAGTATTGGAGTGCCTCATagtctttagtgtatttatcctcacaacactgctgTAAGGCAGGGCAGTGCgaatatccccatttcacagatggggaatggaggcacagagaggttaagggacttgcccaaggtcacaagagGTCTATGGCACAGCAGAGACATGAACCCAGGACTCCCAAGTTCGAAGGCTCATACCCTAACCCTGGTCCATCCATTCATCTACTCCAAGGATATTTCTGACCTGTATTTACCTGCTCTTGAGTCCTAGAGCCACCACAGAAAGTTATGCTGAAAGCCTCCTGCCACGCTAGCAGCATTAATTCAGTGCTACATGTCTAGCGTTTTCATCTCCTTCCAAAGATCGAGGGGGCTGTGACTTCGAAGCCACATGGATTCCTTTCTGACTGAAAGGTTGCCTCAAATTCCCATAGGGTCTGGTCCTTTCTTAGGACACTAGTGACAAGAAGAGCAGAGCAGACGGCTCTGGGAGTGTCTGACCTCTTGGAGTGTCTCCGGGAGAGGAAGAGTGGGCAGTGGTGAAGGTAGTACTTCCACAACCCCCTTTGCTGTaatagagagacagacagacagctgctCACTCTGGAGTCCAAACTCACAACAGATTTTGTCTCATGCTGCCATGGCCCTAAACTGCTAAACATCCTCTCCCCCCTGTGAACGGCACCCTCCTCTGGCAGCAGATTGCAAAACTCCAGTTGGATAGGACAGCTCTTGGGTTGCGTTACCCCTTGTTTTTAGCCAAGTACATCATGCATCTGAACCCCCGGCTGTTCTGCTGTTCCACAGGGCTGCTGCTTCATCCCTCCCCAGGACTGGATGCCAGAGAGCGAATTCAGAGCTAATGGTAAATTGCAGTGTCAGTTACACAACAGTAAGTCAGTGTAACTGACATGATGAATGGGAatatggggctggggcaggaaaagCAGCCACCAGGATGGTGTAAGGAGGAGATGAAAGATAAATGGGAGGTGCTGCTTCTTTACACCCTTTTCTTTCTACATCCCCACCCATCTCCCAGCTTGGTGCGTATGTTACACTCGTGCTAGTGAAAGGGGATGGAAAGCTAACGGAgcaatccccttccccacctaAGTGAGAGGGGCAAACAAAAAACTACCCCGATCCCCTGTAGAACTCAGAATACAGAGATGCTGCTAAGGATTCAGATCTGAAGCATGACTCGAAACCACAGGACAGTCACCGTTATTTTGACGACAATTAGACATTGTGATCTCCTACAGATATACACAGACATAGGACCAATTTtcaacccctcctcctcctccccctggcaaATGAGAACCAGGTTATAAGCAGGAGAAATGACAtctttatatatttgtttaatgAAGGTGCTCAGATCCCACCTCAAATCCTCCAGAAGGGAAAACGTTCTTGTGCCATTTGCTAGTGCAAATGCTGTGGCTTTAATGATTTCTCTTCTCAATAGGGCCCAGATTAAATGTGGTCTGTTGTGTTGTTGATACAGCCAGAGATCTAATAACATTCATCTTCCCCCTCTGTCATAAGGGGATGCTTATAACCCTTCTCCTTAGAATACCCATTTCCAGATAGGCCTTTAAGCATTGTGTTTTAAattgatttcacagaggaatAAAATGGGGAAAGCGCTGAATAcattcacacgcacacacagagaaattccTTTCAAACATCCAGCGCCAATGCGAATCTCAATCTTGATGAAATTATGCCTAATAAAAAGCCAGATGGCTCATCATTTCCATTTTCTCCACAAGACTTCAGTTTAATGGCCAAACGCTCTGCACAACATGTGGGGAAGAGAGCTTTGTGTGAGATCAAGATGTATTCTTCCTCTTCCAGGGAAATTcgtattgccttcagtgggcccAAATTTCAGGCCCCAAGAGTGGGGAAGTGGCTGATTAAATTGCTCTTCTTTCTCTGATCAGATAAAATGGTTAATGTGGGGGTTGAAAGTAGGTGGAAAGCACTCCAGGAAATGCGATTGGCATGGGATTGTGGTGGTTTATCAAAATGCCTTCAcagcaccatggtatctgagcacctactACCCCCACATCTCAAACTGTAACAAAGAATCCAATCCATCTTCAAAGTTTAGATGGAGACTCCATGGCatcacatagggtgaccagacagcaagtgtgaaaaatcgggacagggggtggggggtaataagggccgatataagaaaaagccccaaatatcggacctgtccctataaaatcgggacatttggtcaccctagcgTCACACCATCTCCACATAGCTGTTCCCCTAGACTGATGTCTGAGTGCTGCAAGAAGTTCATGTAACTAAGTTCATAGAAACACTCCCAATAAGGGGAACCACCACCAGAGTTCTCTTATTACTGATTATGATGTTGCATATTCTCAGGATGAACTCACCTGGCATTAATACGGAGACAATGGTTAATCTATAAGACTTTATGCCTGTGGGGCTCCCATTCCCTTGCTCACCAGTGGGGTGTGTGGACAGGGCTGGGTGGAGAAGCCGTAACACGAGCCCTGCTGTCACTGGGTGCCAGGGTGTAATGGAGTGGCTGGGATGTTGACAGTCCACCCCATAACCCTGCTGCTCTCCTGACATGTTTGAAGGGCCACTCCCcttgcatgggggagggggcaaacccTGCTCCCGCTGGCCACATGATGCCTCCAGGACCCACTGAGCTCATGCCCCTCATTGGTGAGGGCTTCTCTGGGCTTCTCTGCTGCAGCCTGGAAGGACTTGATCTTGCCCCAGTATGTGTAAGAAAGGGTCACCACCATGGGCCAAAGCCAAAGGATTTAGGCAGTCCTCATGCAGGCAGCGCTCTCACTCACCTTGGGCCTTGGCCTGGCCTCTGGAAGAGAAATGCCCAGAGCCATGGAGCAAAGGGAGCTCACCCGCACTGAGCGTGCTGGTAAACGGGTGGCAAATACACAACCACTTTAATTCACTGGACTTAAGCCAACACCCAGACCAGACTGTGTCTGGCCCTCACAGCTACCCAAAGCTGAGAGCCAGGTATCCCCCAACTTTCACCCTCCCCGCGTAGGGGCAGCTATGATATGGCTAGGGCCAGAACCACTATTTCCTGTTAATGCTTCTGGCAGTGCCAGCTTCACGATAGGGAAGTGCTCCCCACGGACCAGGGGAGAAGAGCGTATGCTGCACACTAGGGAATTCTCTCGGCATTTAAATCAGGTTCTAAATTCACTGCTTGTCACCCAAACCAGTAAGAATCTAAATGTCAAGAAAAGCAACTTTCTGAGGCAATTTGTCATATTTGCAGGACTTGGAATGCCCTTGCACTCTCCAAACCCACCCCGCTTTTCCCTCCTGTCATCAGGTaccaatgtaattaaaataatacacTCTTCTATAGCGTACATGTTTTTGAGACCCCCAGATCCCCCAGCATGTGCTCTTCTGCAATGACAGAATAGCCATGTGTATGGGCGGGGGGTGCATTGCAGATCCTACTTCTTTCCATATTTCTCTCTTGATTATTTTTCTACAGAGGCAAAGAAAAGCAAGCATAAGGTTTAATGATCACACTGAGCGAAGAAAACGGACGTACAGGTGGCATCAGAAGAGCAGGCTGCAGATCAACAACTACAGGATGCTGCCACACAGCTCAAGGAGCGCAAAACGTGCTCCTCTTATTCCCAGCCAAAAAGAGTtaaactccctcctccccttggGCTAATGAAAGCTGATTAGAACCTCTTAAACCAATCCTGGCTGTGGCAGGAGCTCAGAGGTGGccctgggaggggttgggggaaggtaTAAAGGCTGGTAGCGAGAGACACAGAGTGACATTGCAACAGGAGAGACTCAAGGGGAAGAGGAGCCAGAGACGCCCCATCACTGCGGGAGACAACACAACACAAAGATGAACCCAAAGCTTATTTTCTGCTGTggatttctgctgctgcttctcctcagcCAGGACCAGGCAAGGGCCAAACCTCTCTCCAGTTTACAGGTAAGAGAGCAGCTGCTCATTTCAACATCATGTGGCCGATGATTCGTTGAAACTTGGAGTTACCGGCTCCAAAGATTCAGATTAGATACGGCTCTTCTTAGCCCTCCCTGGCTGCTGGAAGGTACTCAAGAGCATCGGGGTCATGAAGCTGGCAGACATGGGTTACTTAACTGAGCAAAACCAAAGCTATTCCTTGCCTGACTTCTCTCTCGATTGACTTTAGATAATGGGAGGTCAAGTGTTGTTTGTTCCCCGGGGTAGGAGGGAGACTGCAAAATTTCAGGTCAGTCTGGGATTGGGTGAAGTCATTAAATTTCAGAGAaaaagaagctgcattttcttaCCCAGAGTATGGATGTCCTCCCCCCTGTAGCCCTGCCCTGGGCACTGGCAAGCTCATCCCTCGAGTTCCTAACCTGCCTCTGTCTCTAGCCAAAGTATCCGGTTTTGGCTGCATGCTATTAACAAGGAGGGGAATCGTCTCTCAACAGAACTGCAGAGGATTCAGTCACCCGCTTGATAAACCcaggaaagagaaggagagaagGGATCCTACGCTGTTAATAAAAAGCATTTTAAGTATCCCCGGTAGAAAGAGTATCTTCTAATTATCTCACCGTCAGTCCAACATCCCTATATACCATGTAACCCTCCAACCTCCTCAGAGCTAATCCTTCCAGCATCAGCCTAGCCTCTCTCCACCTGTTCCATTAGCACCATCCTTTGCTTACTATTCCTTTAGCCCCTCCAAGCCTCTTCGTTTATCATCCCAGACACCAGGCTCCCAGCTTTAGGAGAGACTCCTTTTACATCCCTCACTTTTCTGGTCCATGTCTAACTGAGATCATAGCAGAAGCCTATAGCCCGAAGGCATCTGAGAGCCGGTGTCCAACATAAAACAAGAGTTGTTAGTGGAGGACAATGAAGACCAGAGATCATTGTCATTACTTTGTTGAGATTTTAGCACATTTTTCTATCCAAGTCAAGCTTAAAATGGGTTCGTTTGAGATGAGCATTGACATAGGTTTACATGACAATAATTGAAGGAGTGTCTGAACCTCAAtacctcccccactctcccccctgTCTTTCAGAGCCTGTCCAGATTGTTAGATGAGGATCTGGAGCATCCCCTGGCTTCTGAGGAGATGGACCAGGAGCAAGAAGACATGATCCCAACAGATGCCTTTGACCAACAGGACTCTGTGCTCCAATGGGCCCGAAACTCCAGGGACCAGCCCGAGGGGGTCCCCATCAGTGACAGTACTTTCCAGAGGCTCTTCAGTGATCTTCTGGGCTCATCCAGGAGATACCGAGGCAGAAGCAAAAAGGGCCTGTCCAGGGGTTGTTTTGGTGTCAAGCTGGACAGAATTGGATCCCTGAGCGGACTGGGATGCTAACTATTCGCTATGGTAAGAGAGAAGCGGcatgagactgtgtgtgtgtggggggtggaggtaTGAGTACATAGAGGAGGAAGAGTTAAGAGCTCGAATTGAAGGAAAAGGTACATATGACACTTGCCATCCCTCCTCCTCTCAGACCCAAGGGACCAACTTCACCTTGGTGCAACTCCACAGACGTCCCTGGCACCACCTGCACATTTGGTTTATTAATCTTACACCCCCAGGGCTTTacccgcccctcccctgccttctcCAAATCAGCTGTGTGCACTTTGTCCTGCCTCAGAGAAGCCAGCCAAGAGAGGCTTTCGCCAGCTCCCCAAtgacgctggtgtaaatccagagagaCCCCCTGGAGCAGGGTAAGTGAGCAGAACCGGGCCCTAGAATAGTAAAGTCAGTTAGTTCCTGTTAGTGAAACCTGGCTGACCTCCTTTCTGTCACttattccttttgtttccttGGCAGGACTAAGATTTTCAGGACCTAGAGGACCCATTGCCTTTCATTGAGATGTTCAGCTCaaactgctccagctccactaaCTCCCCTGCGGACGCTGGACTGAATGAGTTCCTCCCGGGCCATCCCCCCACCATACGTGACCATTGCTACCTTGTTTGTACCATGGTATTAACTTATCAAAGCAGTTATCTGTTCCATTTGTCTTGTTGATGTGCCAAGTGTATGAAAATACTTTCACAGAACAGTCCTCATTGTGTCATGGATGCTGAAAATACATTGGTTTTCATCATTTAGTGAATGTGTTTCAAACCTCCACTCTGATTTTCTTCCTAATTCATCATTCCTGAAGGCAAAGTGTTGCCATGATTTACATTTGGTCAAATAAATATGAACTATTCAGATTCATCTGATGGCTGGTTAATGGTTACCATGCGTGTTCTGAGAGGTTGTCTGAAGAAAGATAAAAAGggattttataaaaagaaaaacaaacaaacaaacaaaaaagaaaaacaaaaagcatttacCTAAGAAAAGCAGCTGGGGGAGTCCAAGAGAACACAGCATGGCTGATGCAACATCCCTCACTGGGGGTTGAACCCTGGCCTTATAGCACTAAAGCATTTGCCTCTATCACTTGAGATAAAGGGgtaactccattagctggcagcagtagtaggttgttattcTCTATGTGGGCCAGCCACTAGAAGGGGATGATGCACTTTACAAGCAAGTGACACTGACATGAGGCCCTTTTGCATACCTATTCTAAGGAAGCTTTCACCTTCTTTGCTAAGTGCCACAGGGAGTCCCAGCTGAAATGCCTGGGGGAGGTTTGCATGTTTAAGGTTGTCTGGTCTAGAAAAACATTGTCCTCCTTGACGGGAAGCTCATCGTGATCCCTAGTCTTATGCATGGCTCGCTTGGGACACAAACTAGTTTTCTGACAAAAGCTGTATCCAAAATACACCTGGGCAGGCTCTTTGCTGCAAACAGTGCAATCACGGAACCTGGCCCTGTTTTCCTGTGCtcaggctaggtctacactacagtctgTGTTGGCagaacttacatcactcagggatgtgaataaaccacgccccccaccccacccccccgagccacATAAGTTACATGCATTCATGAGCACAGCGCTATggtggcaggagagcttctcccaccaacatagcctCTGCTGtttgcagaggtggttttattatgccagtGAGGACAtgctctcccatcggcacagagcgtcttcaccagacgctgCAGCACTGTACGTGCAGACATGCCCTCAGACTTGTTCATTGCTGCTTGACACGTGGGATGTAGGTCAGCCCCTAGGCTGCTTGCCAAGGAGCTGACTGGGCAGCCCCGATGCTGGTGCGCGGTCCCACGGACATCACTGGGACTGCTCGTGTATGAACTGGGGTCACAGAATCGGGCACAGTCTGTTCACTGCCTGCCAGCCTGTTCTGCAGATTTTCAGTGCAGAACCCACACTGGCTGGCCTGGGGCATGGAAGCTGCATTGTATTGTTTCTCTTCCCTGATGGCAAGTGTTCTTCAAATCCAGTATCCAGTGAAAATTCTTGTGATCATTaatttgaaattcactttccatgAATATGCCACAGTAATTCATGTAAGAGACCCTGCCCTGAGCAAACACCCTGCCTGTAAACTTGCTCCCCACAGAATTCCCGGGAAGAACACACAATAGGGGTGCACAGCCACACTCAAAGCAAATTTGATTAAAGCTTGCTCAGCTATGTTCAGAtctgtctacatgagctgcacaccacatgattgcagtgtagacattcctgtaGTTTCTGGACCCCCCCTTAGCCACTGTGAGGCTAGGGGGACCCTTCTTCCAAGCCTCACTGTGGCTTTGTTGACTTCCTTGGAGATACTGTGAAATCCGAATCAGAGTTCcggtggatttacaccagtgcacatCAGAGACGTGTGCCACCCAGCAGCATCACCCCAGTTGGAAACTGGTGTAAAGCAAGTTAAGATTCCCACCCAGTACAGTTGGAAACTGGTGTAAAGCAAGTTAAGATTCCCACCCAGTACATTTTCAAGTACACTTCTGCATGGAATTTACAAACACACTCCCAAGGGGTACGCTGCAAATTCATGATCACAGTTCTATGGAAACTGTCAGAATCCCATCAAGAGGGGACCCTGAAGCACAGAATTACTTGCGAATGGAGGTGTCCTTTCCTTTCTTGTTTGTGGTGCCACTTTATCCTTTATAAATCCTTTTAACATTTAGAAGTCACCATCAGTTTATTCTCTCATGGCTACCCCTTTATCtccctttcatttcctttttatcCCTGTTATTTCAAGTTCATGATTCTTTGCATTTCTAGGgagaaaacaaaaccaccactctcccccccccaaacactaCTTTCTCctaaaagcaacacacacacatgatTAGTGGATCTCATGCAGCCAATGAAATGACAATCTCTCAGCCCAGGAGTAGAAAATTCAACAGCAATTCCTGCAGGTCTCTAGCTGTAAAGCTTCATTAGGTCTTATGCGTTCACCATTTATTCTATTTAAGAGATCAGCTTTGGTTTTACTCGCTGAAAATTAATCAGCTGTATCAGTGAGAATGAACAAAACTATCTCTTGTTGGGGAAAGATGTTCTAATCATTTACTTAGGCACATCAGAGCTCTGAGCATCCTAGTTATGAAATAATCGATGCACCATATCCATTATATACAGTGCTACTTTTCACCACCAGGGTGCAAAATGGAACATTCCACCAATATTCTTGAAATGACTCATGACATCAAATGAAGGATCAAGCCAGGTAGAGGTTGAAGGGATCTGGCAGGTTGATTTAGATCCCAGATTTAGGTTTAGGTAAAAATGATTTTGCATGGTGATAGGCTTCCACTCCTATCCATCATGACATCATGAGAAAAGTAAGCTCACCATTTCATTACAACAATCAAAAATCAGGGCAATCTCAGCATGGCTAATGGCAGCTCGGTTTCAGAGTGACTGAATACAGCAATAACTGTAGTACATAAACAGAGAAGGCTGAGGTGGGGCATAGTCTTTAAATATGGAAGAGGTTGTTATAAAggagatggtgatcaattgttctccattgccactgaaggcaggacaagaagtaatcagcttaatttgCAGCATGGGAGCTTTAGATTGGATAGTAGGAAAAGTTTTCTGACCCTTTCTAATATTTAAGCACTGCAACagattaccaagggaggtggtggaatgaatccctgtccttggaggtttttaagaacctgTTAGACCAGCACTTGTAAGGGATAGTCTAGGCATATTTCatcctgcctcagcagaggggggcagactagatgacccctttAGAGCCCTTCTTTTCGAGGAGTTAATGAAGAATAGCATCTAGACAGAATAGAGACATATTCCTCAGTCATGAATGCCATGTTGCAGACCCTTGGATTAGAGTGTGCAGACCTGTACATCCTCAGGGAGCCGCACCAAAGTCAATGGGTCCGCGAGAGGGGTtcagttgcaggactggagccatgCTTGGTAACAACTAGAGCTGAGTGAGGCTTTTTTCCACTAATTGTTTTGTCactgaaaaaatgcatttttcggGGTCCAGAACTATTCACTGATTTTGGACccaaatttggcaaatagttttggttgtggggaaaaaataaaataaaaaaaggagtcTCGATGTTTTGTTGTGACTTTGATTCGGAATAACCTCATGCTTTCAAATCTGGTCAGTTCAAAAACCACCAGAaagacaaaacaaaccaaccccacaCAAGGAAATGGTGATATGCACCCAAACGAAACAAAAAAACCTTGGGAAAACTATTGGTTTTGGTTGACTCAAAATGAATTGAAATACCTGGGGGGAAAAAGATTGTTTGGGTCAGCTCAGAACCCTTCaacggatttttttttcaattaagtTTTTCCCATTTgacaaaaagaaattaaaaaaaaaaaagtttcgtTCAAGTCAaaccagatttttcagttcagctccCAAACCGAGAAGTCTGGTATTTGCTCAGCTTGAGCACCAACAGCAGCCCTCTGCCCTTCTACAGCCTCCTTCATGAAACATCTCAGAACCCTGCACAAATAATAGCAGAGGGACAAAAATAAACTGCCAAAGTACACAAACCCTGCCAGTGATAGGACAGGgagagtcaatgggaattaaacATGTGACCTATCTGACCAATCTCACGGCTCAGCAATACCACTCCCGTTTCGACTATTGAACCATGGCTATCAAGTCACAGAGTAAAAAACACgaatcaaataaattaaaaaaaatacaattaaggAAATTGCTACCTGCTAGCAGATATTCAAAAGCTGAAACAGGATAAGCTAGACCGGTTATTGATGGCAAATGTTCAGATGAGCTCTAATGTTATTCACCTGGTTTTAGTGAAAACAGCTGTGGTTTTGAACATGAAAAGGCCGCATTGTGCTCTCGCTTGTTTCACTCAGTGGAACTGTTCTGGAGTAACTGAAGGCTCATTCTGGCCCAATGGGTTTTTTAGAAGTTTTGCCTGctctttgttttctcttaaatCAGTTATTTCACTTCAAGGTCCATTATGTTCTCATAGTAGCTGGTTGCTTCAAATGCTGCTTTCCAGAGGCAGAAGAGAAAATAGGAGCAGATTTGgatctcagttataccagtgcaaagcc
The DNA window shown above is from Chelonia mydas isolate rCheMyd1 chromosome 18, rCheMyd1.pri.v2, whole genome shotgun sequence and carries:
- the LOC102945022 gene encoding C-type natriuretic peptide 1: MNPKLIFCCGFLLLLLLSQDQARAKPLSSLQSLSRLLDEDLEHPLASEEMDQEQEDMIPTDAFDQQDSVLQWARNSRDQPEGVPISDSTFQRLFSDLLGSSRRYRGRSKKGLSRGCFGVKLDRIGSLSGLGC